Proteins from a single region of Verrucomicrobiia bacterium:
- a CDS encoding HDOD domain-containing protein, translating to MKETYILERVHSQKTWVNHKLEEALSSEHLVPSFSRTAARLCTLVNDPNVEMDKIIEVISLDPGLVARFLKAASSAVAGGNRHSSIDEAVFRLGLKEIRRIALTVGVMGQFSHLRVKVDWSRFWLHSILVARLTERLAMGFREPTGHEYLSGLVHDIGKLVIEHSFPREFETIYLRAMERKCGHQKLEFDLLGTDHSQIGASICEQLQLHPHIISAVRYHHQPDDVHHTQEPGGDGGFLAACVAVANAMANRAQINIDGADQTFGMEFEELPEWQFLNQFEMSYGLEVDTEEECALALADLQGLN from the coding sequence ATGAAAGAGACGTATATATTGGAGCGCGTTCATAGCCAGAAAACTTGGGTCAATCACAAGCTGGAAGAGGCGTTGTCATCGGAACATCTGGTGCCTTCGTTCAGCCGCACGGCAGCGCGGCTATGCACGCTGGTGAATGATCCCAATGTGGAGATGGACAAGATCATCGAGGTGATTTCGCTGGACCCGGGACTGGTCGCACGATTTTTGAAGGCGGCAAGTTCGGCCGTTGCAGGCGGCAACCGGCATTCATCAATCGATGAAGCTGTCTTTAGATTGGGATTGAAGGAGATCCGGCGCATCGCACTCACGGTGGGTGTGATGGGGCAATTTTCTCATCTGCGCGTGAAGGTGGACTGGTCCCGCTTTTGGCTGCACAGCATCTTGGTGGCGCGCCTGACAGAGAGGCTGGCGATGGGTTTCCGTGAGCCGACCGGGCATGAGTATCTTTCCGGGCTGGTGCATGACATCGGCAAACTGGTGATCGAGCACAGTTTTCCGCGTGAGTTCGAGACGATCTACCTTCGCGCTATGGAGCGGAAGTGCGGGCATCAGAAGCTGGAGTTCGATCTGCTCGGCACGGACCACAGTCAGATCGGGGCATCCATTTGCGAACAACTGCAATTGCATCCGCATATCATCAGTGCGGTGCGTTATCACCATCAGCCGGATGATGTGCATCACACGCAGGAGCCGGGCGGCGATGGTGGTTTCCTCGCCGCATGTGTCGCGGTGGCGAATGCGATGGCGAATCGTGCTCAGATCAACATCGATGGGGCGGATCAAACATTTGGAATGGAATTCGAGGAACTGCCTGAGTGGCAGTTCTTGAACCAGTTCGAGATGTCATACGGTCTGGAAGTGGACACGGAAGAGGAGTGCGCGCTGGCGCTGGCGGATCTGCAGGGGCTGAATTGA
- a CDS encoding VanZ family protein, which yields MSSTTLSTGRFRWLAAVYVLIIALVVMLANDGHYSFIFTWIRAIPDADKIGHFVLMGGLSFVVNLACGLRTFTALKRPWLLGSAIVTVIVVLEEISQAWVPTRTFDLVDLLFDFLGIYCFALLARRVGVMRDENKDVRGKP from the coding sequence ATGTCGTCAACAACCCTGAGTACCGGCCGCTTTCGCTGGCTGGCGGCAGTCTATGTTCTGATCATCGCCTTGGTGGTCATGCTGGCCAATGACGGTCACTACAGCTTTATCTTCACGTGGATACGCGCAATCCCTGATGCCGATAAGATCGGCCATTTTGTGCTGATGGGCGGACTTTCATTCGTGGTAAATCTTGCCTGCGGACTGCGTACGTTTACCGCCCTGAAACGGCCTTGGCTGCTGGGCAGCGCCATCGTTACCGTCATCGTGGTGCTGGAGGAGATATCTCAAGCCTGGGTGCCGACCCGCACATTCGATCTGGTGGATCTGCTCTTCGATTTCCTTGGGATCTATTGCTTTGCCTTGCTGGCGAGAAGGGTGGGGGTCATGCGAGATGAAAACAAAGACGTTCGCGGAAAGCCCTAA
- the dat gene encoding D-amino-acid transaminase — translation MIVYLNHQFLPKAEARISPDDRGFLFGDGVYEVVRFYQGRFFEAAAHWQRFDRSLTELRISRPPALDYEKVCQELVVRNRMEAKDGYVYLQITRGAAPRNHSYPADLQATVYGYVTELPRNVEKFKQGFRVVFHPDLRWTRCDIKAVALLANVLAAQAAREQGADEAILLRDDLVTEASRSNVAIVKDGVVRTHPLTTGILNGITRQVVVKLCAQLGIPLQEEAFSKTDLFTADEVFLMGTTVEVMPVVEMEGSKIAHGQAGPVTRKLQVAFDQCVHLCRQQP, via the coding sequence ATGATCGTCTATCTCAATCATCAGTTCCTGCCGAAAGCCGAGGCGCGCATCTCGCCGGATGATCGCGGTTTTCTCTTTGGTGACGGCGTCTATGAGGTTGTGCGCTTTTATCAAGGTCGCTTCTTCGAGGCCGCCGCTCATTGGCAACGCTTTGATCGCAGTCTCACGGAACTGCGCATAAGCCGTCCGCCTGCGCTGGATTACGAGAAAGTCTGCCAGGAACTTGTCGTGCGAAACCGGATGGAGGCGAAGGACGGCTACGTCTACCTGCAGATCACACGAGGCGCTGCCCCACGCAATCACTCTTATCCTGCCGATCTGCAAGCCACCGTTTACGGTTACGTCACGGAATTGCCGCGTAACGTGGAGAAGTTCAAGCAAGGTTTCCGTGTCGTATTTCATCCAGACCTGCGCTGGACACGATGCGACATCAAGGCGGTTGCCTTGCTGGCCAATGTCCTCGCCGCGCAAGCCGCTCGTGAACAAGGTGCGGATGAAGCCATCCTGCTCCGTGATGACCTAGTCACCGAAGCTTCACGCTCTAATGTCGCCATCGTGAAGGACGGCGTGGTGCGCACGCATCCTTTGACTACAGGCATCCTGAACGGCATCACGCGTCAGGTGGTGGTGAAACTTTGCGCGCAACTTGGCATCCCGTTGCAAGAAGAGGCCTTTAGTAAAACAGATCTGTTCACCGCCGATGAAGTTTTTCTCATGGGCACCACGGTAGAAGTGATGCCTGTGGTGGAGATGGAAGGTAGTAAAATTGCCCATGGTCAGGCTGGGCCGGTGACCCGCAAGCTGCAGGTCGCATTCGATCAATGCGTGCATCTATGTCGTCAACAACCCTGA
- a CDS encoding sugar phosphate isomerase/epimerase family protein encodes MNRRSFLLTSAAAFATSTLLPSNVFAAKRKLRKAIMHSTIGVKGTVMEKYKAMKAAGFEGVEPMGGMDRAEVIAALKETGLEAASVCCHTHWAKPLSDPAPPVRQVGYDGLVLSLQDAKAYGATSVLLVPGVARNGVSYEDCFKRSVEEVKKAVPVAKDLGVKIAIENVWNDFIIKPQQAVDYLDAINSEWVGWHFDIGNVGRYSPAETWIPVIGKRIVRLHIKEFNTKVMTAEKPGAGFGFKLLEGDNNWPAIMAELDKIGYTGWAITEQSGNQADSVDTAKDLVGRVDKIFAI; translated from the coding sequence ATGAATCGCCGCTCATTCCTCCTGACTTCCGCAGCCGCCTTTGCGACTTCGACGTTGCTGCCTTCCAATGTCTTCGCTGCGAAGCGCAAGCTGCGCAAGGCCATCATGCACTCCACCATAGGGGTGAAGGGTACAGTGATGGAAAAGTACAAGGCCATGAAGGCGGCGGGCTTTGAAGGCGTGGAACCCATGGGCGGCATGGACCGCGCCGAAGTCATCGCCGCGCTGAAAGAGACTGGCCTCGAAGCCGCGAGCGTGTGCTGTCACACGCATTGGGCCAAGCCGCTCAGCGATCCCGCACCTCCCGTGCGTCAGGTCGGTTACGATGGCCTCGTCCTTTCGCTGCAAGACGCGAAGGCTTATGGCGCCACCTCCGTATTGCTTGTGCCCGGTGTGGCGCGCAATGGCGTGAGCTATGAAGACTGCTTCAAACGCTCTGTCGAAGAAGTGAAGAAAGCGGTACCCGTCGCGAAAGACCTCGGTGTGAAGATCGCCATCGAGAACGTGTGGAATGATTTCATCATCAAGCCGCAGCAGGCCGTGGATTACCTCGACGCCATCAACAGTGAATGGGTGGGCTGGCATTTCGATATCGGCAATGTGGGCCGTTATAGCCCGGCGGAGACGTGGATTCCTGTGATCGGTAAACGCATCGTGCGTCTGCACATCAAAGAATTTAACACCAAAGTCATGACTGCCGAGAAGCCGGGCGCAGGCTTTGGTTTCAAACTGCTGGAAGGCGATAACAACTGGCCAGCCATCATGGCGGAGCTGGACAAGATCGGCTACACGGGTTGGGCCATCACCGAGCAATCCGGCAATCAGGCGGACAGCGTCGATACGGCCAAGGATTTGGTTGGTCGGGTGGATAAGATTTTTGCGATTTAG
- a CDS encoding Gfo/Idh/MocA family oxidoreductase yields the protein MEPTSTSRRDFLKTSSTVAIGGALATIPTITKAAGPGDKLRIGFIGCGGRGSGAALQALKADSNVELYAMGDVFASQMDKSLTSLKKNLPDNPEKFNVPAERQFEGLNAYQKVIGSGVDVVILTTPPGFRPQHLRAAIEAGKHVFLEKPMATDAPGIRSVIESVKLAKQKKLAVVAGYCWRYDSPRRELFKRIHEGQIGEVRAIYGTYLTSPVKPMPPADTRPAGITDMEWMVRNWYNFNWLSGDGLVEQAIHAVDWLGWAMKDVPPSKCTAIGGRQIPAEGGNIYDHIEVNFEWPNGVRGFLAQRQITGCYGENNLSVIGSKGIASIARGRVQITGENPWRYEGPTPDMYQVEHDEMYASIRAGNPINDGDRMVNSTLMGIMGRTAGYTGLEITWDMALNSKQVLVPDIKDWNTPIEVPPLAMPGRTKYV from the coding sequence ATGGAACCGACATCTACTTCTCGTCGCGATTTTTTGAAGACCTCTTCCACGGTGGCCATTGGTGGCGCGCTGGCAACCATCCCTACCATCACGAAAGCCGCAGGCCCGGGTGATAAATTGCGCATCGGCTTCATCGGCTGCGGTGGGCGTGGCTCTGGTGCGGCCTTACAGGCATTGAAGGCGGATAGCAACGTGGAGCTGTATGCTATGGGCGACGTCTTCGCGAGCCAGATGGACAAGAGCCTGACGAGCCTTAAGAAGAATCTTCCGGACAACCCCGAAAAATTTAACGTCCCCGCCGAACGCCAGTTTGAGGGGCTCAATGCTTATCAGAAGGTCATCGGCTCCGGTGTGGACGTGGTCATCCTCACCACGCCTCCGGGTTTCCGCCCTCAACATCTGCGCGCCGCGATCGAAGCGGGCAAGCATGTGTTCCTGGAGAAACCCATGGCCACCGACGCTCCGGGCATCCGTTCCGTGATCGAATCGGTGAAGCTGGCCAAGCAAAAGAAGCTCGCCGTAGTGGCGGGCTATTGCTGGCGTTACGATTCTCCGCGGCGCGAACTGTTCAAGCGCATCCACGAAGGCCAGATCGGTGAAGTGCGCGCGATTTATGGCACCTATCTCACCAGCCCCGTGAAGCCCATGCCGCCCGCCGATACCCGGCCCGCAGGCATCACGGACATGGAGTGGATGGTGCGTAACTGGTATAACTTCAACTGGCTCTCCGGTGACGGCCTCGTCGAGCAGGCGATCCATGCCGTGGACTGGCTTGGTTGGGCCATGAAAGATGTGCCCCCCAGCAAATGCACCGCCATCGGCGGTCGGCAGATCCCTGCTGAAGGCGGCAACATCTACGACCATATCGAGGTGAACTTCGAGTGGCCGAACGGCGTGCGCGGCTTCCTCGCCCAGCGTCAGATCACCGGCTGCTACGGTGAGAACAATCTGAGCGTCATCGGTTCCAAGGGCATCGCCAGCATCGCGCGTGGCCGCGTGCAGATCACGGGTGAGAATCCGTGGCGTTACGAGGGACCTACGCCCGACATGTATCAGGTGGAACACGATGAGATGTACGCCTCCATCCGCGCGGGCAATCCCATCAACGATGGCGACCGCATGGTGAACAGCACGCTCATGGGCATCATGGGCCGCACCGCCGGTTACACGGGCTTGGAGATCACTTGGGATATGGCTTTGAACTCGAAGCAAGTGCTCGTGCCGGACATCAAAGATTGGAACACGCCCATCGAAGTGCCGCCGTTGGCCATGCCCGGTCGCACGAAATACGTTTAA
- a CDS encoding Gfo/Idh/MocA family oxidoreductase produces MNQPPDSSINRRSFLKTSSGAVLTASALASAVSFPSITRAQAGGDKLKLGWVGCGGRGAGAAVQALQADSNVELFATGDAFKENMDKSLNGVKTYMKDKPEKFNVPPERQFVGIDAFQKVIDSGVDVVILTAPPGFRPQHIEAAVKAGKHIFTEKPMAVDGTGLRSVLASAEIAKQKKLAMVDGFVWRWTQANREAYKKIHEGAIGDVLAVYSTYNSAGTDRYPNVTRENTPNEVEYQMRRWHYYWWLSGDGIVEQAIHSIDKMLWTMKDVAPVKAVAHGGRQVRTDAKFGNVFDHFAVEYRWEDGTPGYHYSRQIDRCWNSVADRVFGTKGVYDGESASKVHTIRGENRWRYRAPEGFKDDGYQTEHNELFASIRAGNPINTSERFIKATAMGIMGRMAAYTGKEITWEQVINSKEDSFPKNLTWDSKLPEVPIALPGITPLI; encoded by the coding sequence ATGAATCAGCCTCCTGACTCCTCCATCAATCGTCGTTCGTTCCTCAAGACTTCTTCCGGCGCGGTGCTCACCGCCAGCGCTTTGGCCTCGGCCGTTTCGTTTCCGAGCATCACCCGGGCCCAGGCCGGCGGCGACAAGCTCAAGCTCGGCTGGGTCGGCTGCGGCGGTCGTGGCGCAGGTGCCGCCGTGCAGGCCCTCCAGGCGGATAGCAACGTGGAACTCTTCGCCACGGGCGATGCCTTCAAGGAGAACATGGATAAGAGCCTCAACGGCGTGAAGACCTACATGAAGGACAAGCCGGAGAAGTTCAATGTCCCGCCGGAGCGCCAGTTCGTGGGCATCGACGCCTTCCAAAAGGTCATCGACAGCGGCGTGGACGTAGTGATCCTCACCGCCCCTCCAGGATTCCGTCCGCAACACATCGAAGCCGCCGTCAAAGCGGGCAAACACATCTTCACCGAGAAACCCATGGCCGTGGACGGCACCGGCCTGCGCTCCGTGCTCGCGAGCGCCGAGATCGCCAAACAGAAAAAACTGGCGATGGTGGACGGCTTCGTCTGGCGCTGGACGCAGGCGAATCGCGAAGCTTACAAGAAAATCCATGAAGGTGCGATCGGCGACGTGCTCGCGGTCTATTCTACTTACAATTCCGCGGGCACGGACCGTTATCCGAACGTCACCCGGGAGAACACGCCGAACGAAGTCGAATACCAAATGCGCCGCTGGCACTACTACTGGTGGCTTTCCGGCGACGGCATCGTGGAACAGGCCATCCACAGCATCGACAAGATGCTCTGGACGATGAAAGACGTGGCTCCGGTGAAAGCGGTGGCCCACGGTGGCCGCCAGGTCCGCACGGATGCGAAGTTCGGCAATGTGTTCGATCATTTTGCCGTGGAATACCGCTGGGAAGACGGCACCCCAGGCTACCATTACAGCCGCCAGATCGATCGCTGCTGGAACTCCGTGGCCGATCGCGTGTTCGGCACCAAGGGTGTTTACGATGGTGAGAGCGCGAGCAAGGTGCATACAATCCGTGGCGAAAACCGCTGGCGCTATCGTGCTCCAGAGGGCTTCAAGGATGACGGTTACCAGACGGAACACAACGAGCTGTTCGCCTCCATCCGCGCGGGCAACCCGATCAACACCTCGGAACGCTTCATCAAGGCCACCGCGATGGGCATCATGGGCCGCATGGCTGCCTACACGGGCAAAGAGATCACTTGGGAACAAGTGATTAACTCCAAGGAAGATTCCTTCCCGAAGAACCTGACGTGGGACAGCAAACTGCCTGAGGTTCCGATCGCCTTGCCGGGCATCACACCGCTGATCTAA
- a CDS encoding sigma-70 family RNA polymerase sigma factor → MSDTATNSPAPPAQDISGLAEHLFRHEAGRLVSVLTSIFGMDRLQFAEDVVQESLIKALKTWPYYGVPKNPAAWLTQTAKNLALDLVRREKNFHDKQPQIIAFMEQWSADADDPDSHDHEIKDERLRLMFACCHPQIPADAQIALALKTLCGFSPEEIAKAFLTSEAAIAKRLVRARQRIRELEIQFEIPTGEAATVRLESVMQTLYLLFNEGYKASSGENLIREELCKEAIRLTTLLTAHPIGNQPRVHALAALMYLNAARLKARMDSEGNILLLRDQDRSLWDRTLVVHGIMHLSRSATGDDLSEYHLQAGIAACHGTAKDYQSTDWAQILSLYDRLVSFDDSPVIALNRAVAVANVHGPEAGIKALEAIRNQQPLNSYYLFYAVRADFEVQLSRFASAGDHLRKALELTEVKSEQSLLTKRLQECEQQRAAVTS, encoded by the coding sequence ATGAGTGATACCGCCACCAATTCTCCCGCACCGCCAGCCCAAGACATCTCCGGGCTGGCGGAGCATCTTTTCCGTCATGAGGCCGGTCGTCTCGTGTCCGTGCTCACGAGCATCTTCGGCATGGACCGTTTGCAGTTCGCCGAGGACGTGGTGCAGGAATCACTCATCAAGGCGTTGAAGACGTGGCCGTATTACGGCGTGCCGAAAAATCCAGCCGCATGGCTCACGCAAACAGCAAAAAACCTTGCGCTAGATCTCGTACGACGTGAAAAGAATTTTCACGACAAGCAGCCGCAGATCATCGCCTTCATGGAGCAATGGTCGGCGGATGCCGATGATCCCGATTCCCACGATCACGAGATCAAGGACGAGCGCCTGCGCCTCATGTTCGCGTGTTGCCATCCGCAGATTCCAGCGGATGCCCAGATTGCGCTCGCGCTGAAAACCCTGTGCGGTTTCAGCCCGGAGGAGATCGCGAAAGCCTTTCTTACCAGTGAAGCCGCCATCGCCAAGCGTCTCGTGCGCGCACGTCAACGCATCCGCGAGCTGGAGATCCAATTCGAGATCCCCACGGGTGAAGCGGCGACCGTGCGTTTGGAGAGCGTGATGCAAACGCTCTACCTGCTTTTCAACGAAGGCTACAAAGCCTCCAGCGGCGAGAATCTCATTCGCGAAGAACTGTGTAAGGAAGCCATCCGCCTCACGACCTTGCTCACCGCGCATCCCATCGGCAATCAGCCGCGCGTCCATGCCCTCGCCGCGCTCATGTATCTGAACGCCGCACGACTCAAGGCACGCATGGACAGCGAGGGCAATATCCTGCTGCTGCGTGATCAGGATCGTTCGCTCTGGGACAGGACATTGGTAGTTCACGGCATCATGCACCTCAGCCGCTCTGCCACGGGTGATGATTTAAGTGAATACCATCTGCAAGCGGGCATCGCGGCCTGCCACGGCACGGCGAAGGATTATCAATCCACTGATTGGGCGCAGATACTCTCGCTCTACGATCGCCTGGTGTCATTCGATGATTCCCCCGTCATCGCCCTGAACCGCGCTGTCGCTGTCGCCAATGTTCACGGTCCTGAAGCGGGCATCAAAGCCCTCGAAGCCATCCGCAACCAACAACCGCTCAATTCCTATTACCTCTTCTACGCCGTACGCGCAGATTTTGAAGTGCAGTTGAGCCGCTTCGCTTCCGCTGGCGATCACTTGCGCAAGGCCTTGGAACTCACCGAGGTAAAATCCGAACAATCCCTCCTCACCAAACGGTTGCAGGAATGTGAGCAGCAACGGGCTGCGGTGACTTCGTAG
- a CDS encoding YciI family protein — MSTTPTEPSADYMLLFRGNAWDKGLSPEQLQKVVADWMAWFERLKQEGKALSGHPLQNEGKLVSGKNGKSVADGPFAESKEAIGGYFYLRVSGEDEAIAIAQMCPALPYGLVVEVRPVADICGMRARAAKEAGVTTAEACA; from the coding sequence ATGAGCACGACACCCACTGAACCATCTGCCGATTACATGCTGCTCTTCCGCGGCAACGCCTGGGACAAAGGCCTCTCGCCCGAACAGCTCCAGAAAGTCGTGGCCGACTGGATGGCGTGGTTCGAGCGCTTGAAGCAGGAAGGCAAGGCCCTCTCCGGTCACCCGTTGCAGAACGAAGGCAAACTCGTCTCCGGCAAGAACGGCAAGTCTGTGGCGGATGGTCCCTTCGCGGAATCGAAAGAAGCCATCGGCGGTTACTTCTATCTGCGTGTCTCTGGTGAGGACGAAGCGATCGCCATCGCGCAGATGTGCCCCGCGCTCCCATATGGGCTCGTGGTGGAAGTGCGTCCGGTAGCGGACATCTGCGGCATGCGTGCCCGGGCGGCTAAAGAAGCAGGCGTTACCACCGCTGAAGCCTGCGCGTGA
- a CDS encoding YciI family protein — translation MSTNNYLFLIRGADWDKGLSPEEIQRVMSQTMRWFESLHQQGRVKGGQPLGAEGKTVSGKKATISDGPFVESKETIGGYLILQAASLEEATEIARGFPNLAHGCSIEVRPLAEECATYQRAKEQLALATA, via the coding sequence ATGAGCACAAACAATTATCTGTTCCTCATCCGCGGTGCGGACTGGGACAAAGGCCTTTCGCCCGAGGAGATCCAACGCGTCATGAGCCAGACCATGCGCTGGTTTGAGAGCCTCCATCAGCAAGGCCGCGTGAAAGGCGGCCAGCCCTTGGGCGCGGAAGGCAAAACCGTCTCCGGCAAGAAAGCCACGATATCCGATGGCCCTTTTGTGGAATCCAAAGAGACCATTGGCGGCTACCTCATCCTCCAGGCAGCCAGCTTGGAGGAGGCTACGGAGATCGCGCGCGGATTTCCGAACTTGGCCCATGGTTGCTCCATCGAGGTACGTCCGCTGGCCGAGGAATGCGCCACTTACCAGCGCGCCAAAGAACAACTCGCCCTCGCCACGGCTTGA
- a CDS encoding VOC family protein: protein MKTKPTKIKATAASGQKLTPCLWYDDNAEEAVAFYRSIFKKSKVLNVSHYTEAGHGKPGSVLTIKFRLEGQDFIALNGGPHFKFTPAISFSIDCGTQAEVDYYWDKLLVGGQAQQCGWLSDKFGLCWQVVPRQLSKLILSKDKEKANRVMSAMLKMVKLDIATLEAAAKAKKTVKK, encoded by the coding sequence ATGAAAACGAAACCGACCAAGATCAAAGCCACCGCCGCCTCCGGTCAGAAACTCACGCCCTGCCTGTGGTACGATGACAATGCCGAAGAAGCCGTGGCGTTTTACCGTTCCATCTTCAAGAAAAGCAAAGTGCTGAACGTGTCGCATTACACTGAAGCCGGGCACGGCAAACCCGGTTCCGTGCTGACCATCAAGTTCCGCCTCGAAGGCCAGGACTTCATCGCCTTGAACGGCGGCCCGCATTTCAAGTTCACACCTGCGATCTCCTTCTCCATCGATTGCGGCACGCAAGCGGAGGTGGATTACTATTGGGACAAGCTCCTCGTCGGCGGGCAGGCCCAGCAATGCGGCTGGCTCTCAGACAAGTTCGGCCTCTGCTGGCAGGTCGTGCCGCGCCAGTTGTCCAAGCTGATCCTCAGCAAAGACAAAGAAAAAGCCAACCGCGTCATGTCCGCCATGCTCAAGATGGTAAAACTGGACATTGCTACCCTCGAAGCCGCTGCCAAAGCGAAGAAAACGGTGAAAAAGTAA
- a CDS encoding DUF1428 domain-containing protein, which translates to MNYVDGFVLAVPKKKLKQYLAIAKKASKVWKDHGALEYYEAVGDDLKSKMGVPFPKLANAKAGETVVFAWIVYKSRAHRDKVNKKVMADPRLNEMCTPEDMPFDCKRMTYGGFKIAVEAK; encoded by the coding sequence ATGAACTATGTAGATGGATTCGTCCTCGCCGTGCCGAAAAAGAAACTGAAGCAATATCTCGCGATCGCGAAGAAGGCCTCGAAAGTCTGGAAAGACCACGGCGCTCTGGAATATTACGAAGCGGTGGGCGACGACCTGAAAAGCAAGATGGGAGTCCCCTTTCCCAAGTTGGCAAACGCCAAGGCTGGCGAAACCGTGGTGTTCGCGTGGATCGTTTACAAGTCCCGCGCCCACCGCGACAAGGTGAACAAGAAAGTAATGGCAGACCCTCGCCTGAACGAGATGTGCACCCCGGAAGACATGCCGTTCGACTGCAAACGCATGACCTACGGCGGCTTCAAGATCGCCGTCGAAGCGAAGTAG
- a CDS encoding DoxX family membrane protein: MKIATIIVRVLLGLLYAFSAIVVLFNLVKAPEPTGAVKEFMEGAIATKYLFPFIKITELVCGLLLISGRFVPLATVMIFPVTLNIFFFHIFTAPEGMITGIVVLAMNLFLAYACRKNYTTLLASKIIT; the protein is encoded by the coding sequence ATGAAAATCGCTACCATTATTGTTCGTGTATTATTGGGATTGCTCTACGCCTTTTCCGCAATCGTCGTTCTGTTCAATCTGGTTAAAGCTCCAGAACCAACAGGTGCAGTAAAGGAATTCATGGAAGGCGCCATCGCCACGAAGTATCTGTTTCCGTTCATCAAAATCACTGAACTGGTGTGCGGCCTGTTATTGATCTCCGGCCGTTTCGTTCCACTGGCTACGGTGATGATTTTCCCCGTCACGCTGAACATCTTCTTCTTTCATATCTTCACCGCTCCCGAAGGCATGATCACCGGTATAGTCGTCCTCGCGATGAACCTCTTCCTTGCCTACGCCTGCCGGAAGAACTACACCACGCTGCTCGCCAGCAAGATCATCACTTAA
- a CDS encoding DoxX family protein: MVKFLRLFQPLALDNRTSIGLLLLRLVVGLAFMFHGWGKIQKPFEWMGPDAKMPGYLQMLAAVSEFGGGLAWMLGALIPLASFGILCTMAVAVHTHMIAKGDPFVSNTGGGSYELAGVYLTVALLLLLAGPGRFSLDKVIFGEKVPGLTVR; this comes from the coding sequence ATGGTAAAGTTCCTGAGATTATTTCAGCCACTGGCATTGGATAACCGCACCTCTATCGGATTATTGCTGCTGCGGCTCGTGGTGGGACTAGCGTTCATGTTCCACGGCTGGGGCAAGATCCAGAAACCGTTCGAGTGGATGGGACCGGATGCAAAGATGCCCGGCTATTTGCAGATGCTCGCCGCCGTCTCCGAATTTGGCGGCGGCCTCGCCTGGATGCTAGGGGCGCTGATACCCCTAGCATCCTTCGGCATCCTGTGCACCATGGCCGTGGCGGTGCACACGCACATGATCGCGAAGGGTGATCCGTTCGTATCGAATACGGGCGGCGGTTCTTATGAACTGGCCGGTGTGTATCTCACCGTCGCGCTGCTACTGTTGCTCGCCGGACCAGGCCGGTTCTCCTTGGATAAAGTGATATTTGGTGAAAAAGTGCCTGGGCTTACCGTCCGTTAG
- a CDS encoding VOC family protein has protein sequence MTAPIKNPIVHPYICFEGRCEEALNFYAKAIGAKAGMLMRFKDAPPGNEGCPGGGTPPPADKVMHSSFFVGESMIMVSDGMCSGKATFQGISLSLSFPTEAEAKSAFNALAEGGQPHMPLTKTFFSPCFGMVVDKFGINWMVIVPAPMP, from the coding sequence ATGACTGCACCCATCAAGAACCCTATCGTCCACCCTTACATCTGCTTCGAAGGCCGTTGCGAAGAAGCACTGAACTTCTACGCCAAGGCCATCGGCGCGAAGGCCGGCATGCTCATGCGTTTCAAGGACGCGCCTCCCGGCAATGAAGGCTGTCCCGGTGGTGGCACGCCTCCGCCTGCGGATAAAGTGATGCACTCGAGCTTTTTCGTCGGCGAATCCATGATCATGGTCTCGGACGGCATGTGCTCGGGCAAGGCCACGTTCCAAGGCATCTCGCTCTCTCTGAGCTTTCCGACGGAAGCCGAGGCCAAGAGCGCCTTCAATGCGCTCGCCGAAGGTGGCCAGCCGCATATGCCACTGACCAAGACGTTTTTCTCCCCGTGTTTCGGCATGGTCGTGGACAAGTTCGGTATCAACTGGATGGTCATCGTTCCGGCCCCGATGCCTTGA